TGCCGTTCGGCCCGTGGGCGGGCGCCGAGGTGCAGCTGCGGTGTGCCGATGCCAGCTGGCGGGGGATCGGTCAGGGTCACGGTTACCTGCGGGAACGTGCGGTCACGGTGCGCGCGAGCGGGCGCGGTGCGGCCTCCCGGCCGCGGTCGTGCCGGCTCCTGCTCCCGGCGCGCGACGGAGGCGTCGGGGTCCCGGCGGACGAACCCGTCGAAGCGGCGCGGCCCCGGCTGCGGCCGGTGGCGGGGTGATGGCGGTGTCCGCTCGTCGACTCGTCGTGTGGTGCCCGGACTGGCCGGTGGTCGCCGCGGCGCGCGCCGCCGACCTCGGTCCGCTGGTGCCCGCCGCCGTGTTCGCGGCCAACCGGGTGGTGGCGTGCTCGCAGACCGCCCGCGATGGCGGGGTGCGGCGCGGGATGCGCCGCCGCGAGGCGCAGAGCCGCTGCCCGGACCTGGTGGTCTGCGAGCACGACCCGGACCGCGATGCGCGGTCGTTCGAACCGGTCGTGGCCGCGGTCGAGGGCGTGGTTCCGGGGGTGGAGATCGTCCGGCCCGGGCTGGTGGCGGTCCCGGCGCGCGGCCCGGCCCGCTACTTCGGGTCCGAGGAGGGGGCCGCCGAGCGGCTGATCGACACGATCGACGCGCAGGTCGGGGTCGAGTGCCAGGTGGGCATCGCGGACGGGCTGTTCGCAGCGGTCCTCGCCGCCCGCCGCGGTCAGGTGGTCGCGCCCGGGGCGAGCCCGGAGTTCCTCGCGCCGCTGCCCGTCGAGGAGCTCGACCAGCTCGCCGACCCGCTCAGCGGTCGGCAGGCCGCCGAGCGGGAGGACCTGGTGGACCTGCTGCGGCGCCTGGGGGTCCGCACGCTCGGCGAGTTCGCCGCGTTGTCCCCCTCGGACGTCGCGACGAGGTTCGGCCGGTTCGCGCTGGTGATGCACCGCGCGGCCGGCGGGCGCGAGGAGCGCCCCGTGCTCCGGCGGCAGCCCCCGCCGGACCTGGTGGTGTCCGAGCAGCTCGACCCGCCGGTGGACCGGGTGGACCGGGCGGCCTTCGCGGCCAAGGTGCTGGCGGACCGGCTGCACGCCAGGCTCGGCGACCTCGGGCTGGCGTGCACGCGGCTGGGCATCTCGGCGAGCACCGAGAACGGGGAGGAGCTGCACCGGGTGTGGCGGTGCGCGGAACCGCTGACACCGTCGGCCACCGCGGACCGGGTGCGGTGGCAGCTCGACGGGTGGCTGAACGGCCGCAGCGGGGCGCAGCGCCCGACGGCCGGGGTGAGCGTGCTGAGCCTCCGCCCGGAGGAGGTCGTCGGCGCGGGTGGCTTGCAGCTCGACCTGCTCAGCTCCGCGACCGGTGAGGCGGACGCCCGCGCCGGCCGCGCGTTCGCCCGGGTGCAGGGCATGCTCGGCCCGGAGGGGGTGCTGACCGGGGTGCTCGGCGGCGGCCGGGACCTGCGCGACCGGGTGCGGTTGGTGCCGTGGGGCGACGAGCGCCGCCCCGCGTTGGAGCCGGACCGCCCGTGGCCGGGGCGGATCCCCTCCCCGTCGCCCTCGGTGGTCCCGGACTCGTCGTGGCCCGCGGAGGTGCTCGACGCCGACGGGCGGGTGGTGGGGATCACCGACCGGGGACGGCTCACCGCCGCACCGCACCGCGTGGAGGTGGCGGGCGGCCGGTCGCGCGCGGTGTCGCGCTGGGCCGGGCCGTGGCCGGTGTCCGAGCGCTGGTGGGTGGAGCTGCTGGCCGAGGGTGCCGGGACGACGGCTCCGGTGACGCAGGTGCCGCCGCGGGCGTCGGTGCGGGTGCAGGTGGTGCTCGAGGACCCCGGTCCCGCTGGTCCGGGAGCGCCGGACGCGGACCTGGGGCCGGGCGAGGTGGCGCTGCTGCTGGTGCACGAGCAGGGCCGGTGGTGGGTGCAGGGCGCCTACCGCTAGCGACGAACACTCGTTCGAGTGGATTGTCCGTTCCTTGGTGGCGATGCTGGTTCGAACTGGAGTTCACTGGTGCCATGAGTTGGTTCAACCCTCCCCAGCGCTGGTCGGAGCTGGAGACCGCGCTGTCCGGCCGGTCCTCCTCCGCCGGCGGGCGAGGCCCGCGCGAGCAGCGGGACCGCGACGGGGACGACGGGCGGCGTGCCGAGCGCCGGGCCGACGTCGTCCCCGCGGGGGCGTCGGTCCCGTACGCGGAGCTGCACGCGCACTCCAACTTCAGCTTCCTGGACGGGGCGAGCCATCCGGAGGAGCTGGCGGCGGAAGCGGCGCGACTGGGACTGGAGGCCGTCGCGCTCACCGACCACGACGGGTTGTACGGGGCGGTGCGCTTCGCCGAGGCCGCCGCCGAGCACGGGGTGCGCACGGTGTTCGGCGCGGAGCTGACCCTGGGGCTCACCGCGCCGCAGAACGGCGTGGCCGACCCGGAGGGCCGGCACCTGCTGGTGCTCGCCCGGGACCTCACCGGCTACGCGCGCTTGTGCCGGGCGATCAGCGAGGCGCAGCTGGCCGGGGAGGAGAAGGGGCGCCCGGTCTACGACCTGGAGGCGCTCGCCGCTGAGGCGGAGGGGCACTGGCACGTGCTCACCGGCTGCCGGAAGGGGGCGGTGCCGGCCGCGCTCGCGACCGGCGGCACCGCCGCGGCCGCGGTGGAGCTGGACAGGTTGGTCGCGCTGTTCGGCAGGGACCGCGTCGCGGTGGAGCTGACCGACCACGGGCTGCCGGTGGACTCGGAGCGCAACGACGCGTTGGCCGAGCTGGCCGCGCGGGCCGGTGTGCCCACGGTGGCCACCACCGGGGCGCACCTCGCGCGGCCGGAGCGGGCCAGGCTGGCCGGGGTGGTCGCCGCGGTCCGGGCCCGGCGCAGCCTGGACGAGATGGACGGGTGGCTGCCCGCCTGGGCGGGGAACTACCTGCGCTCCGGTGCGGAGATGGCGGAGCTGTTCGCGCGCTACCCGGGTGCTGTGCAGCGCGCCGCCGAGCTCGGCCGGGAGTGCGCCTTCGACCTGCAGCTGGTGGCTCCGGAGCTGCCGCCGTACACCGTGCCGGAGGGGCGGACCGAGGCGAGCTGGCTGCGCGAGCAGACCTACCGGGGCGCGCTGCGGCGGTACGGCCTGCCCCAGCAGAACCCCGAGGCCTACCAGCAGATCGAGCACGAGCTGGCGGTGATCGAGGAGCTGGGGTTCCCCGGCTACTTCCTGATCGTGCACGACATCGTGGAGTTCTGCCGCAACCACGGGATCCTGTGCCAGGGCAGGGGGTCGGCGGCGAACTCGGCGGTGTGCTTCGCGCTGCGGATCACCAACGCGGACCCGGTGCGCTACGACCTGCTCTTCGAGCGGTTCCTGGCCCCGGAGCGGGACGGTCCCCCGGACATCGACCTGGACATCGAGTCGGAGCGCCGCGAAGAGGTGATCCAGTACGTCTACCGGACCTACGGCCGGACGCACGCCGCCCAGGTGGCGAACGTGATCAGCTACCGGCCGCGGTCCGCGGTGCGCGACGTCGCCCGCGCCCTGGGCTACTCGCCCGGGCAGCAGGACGCCTGGAGCAAGGAGATCGAGAACTGGGGCCCGCTGCCGGAGGACTCCGAGATCCCCGGCCCGGTGCGGGAGCTGGCCGGTGAGCTGGTGGGCTTCCCGCGGCACCTGGGCATCCACTCCGGCGGGATGGTGATCTGCCGCCAGCCGGTCAGCGAGGTCTGCCCGGTGGAGTGGGCGCGGATGCCCGGCCGCACCGTCCTGCAGTGGGACAAGGACGACTGCGCGGAAGTCGGTCTGGTCAAGTTCGACCTGCTGGGGCTGGGCATGCTCTCGGTGCTGCGCTACGCCACCGAGATGGTCCGCGAGCACCACGGCGTCGAGGTCGACCTCGGTGAGCTGGACCTGGCCGACGACGCGGTCTACGAGATGCTGCGCCGGGCCGACGCGATCGGGGTGTTCCAGGTGGAGAGCCGGGCGCAGCTGGCCACGTTGCCGCGGTTGAAGCCGCGGGAGTTCTACGACCTGGTCGTCGAGGTGTCGTTGATCCGGCCGGGGCCGATCCAGGGCGGGTCGGTGCACCCCTACATCCGGCGGCGCAACGGGGACGAGGAATGGGAGTACGAGCACGAGCTGATGGCCGGTGCGCTGGCCAAGACCTACGGGGTCCCGCTGTTCCAGGAGCAGTTGATGCAGCTGGCGGTGGACCTCGCGGGGTTCTCCCCGGCGGAGGCGGACCAGCTGCGGCGGGCGATGGGGGCCAAGCGCTCGGAGGAGCGGATGGCCCGGCTCAAGGGGCGGTTGTTCGAGGGGATGGCGGCCAGGGGCATCTCCGGTGAGCTGGCCGAGAAGATCTACCGGCAGATGCTGGCCTTCGCCAACTACGGCTTCCCGGAGAGCCACGCGTTGAGCTTCGCGCTGCTGGTGTTCGCCAGCGCGTGGTTCAAGCGCTACTACCCGGCGGCCTTCTGCGCCGCCCTGCTCAAGGCCCAGCCGATGGGGTTCTACTCGCCGCAGTCGCTGGTCGCGGACGCCCGGCGGCACGGCGTGCGGGTGCACGGGCCGGACATCAACGCGAGCCGGGTGGAAGCGGACCTGGAGCCCGATGCCGACAGCGAGGGACGGCAGGCGGTGCGGCTCGGGTTGGCGTCGGTGCGCGGGCTCGGCGGCGGTACCGCCGAGAAGCTGGTCGCCGAGCGGGCGGCGCACGGCCCGTACACCGGGATGGCCGACGTGGCGCGGCGCGTGACGCTGACCGCGGCGCAGATGGAGGCGCTGGCGACGGCCGGTGCGTTCGGGTGCTTCGGACTGTCCCGGCGCGAGGCGCTGTGGAACGCCGCTGCGGCGGCCGGTGATCGGCCGGACCGGTTGCCGGGGACCACGGCTCCGGCCGTGGCGCCGGCGCTGCCGGGCATGGACGACGTCGATCGCGCGGTGGCGGACGTCTGGGCCACCGGGGTGTCCCCGGACAGCTTCCCGTTGCAGTTCGTCCGGTCCACGTTGGACAGGATCGGTGCGGTTCCGGTCGACCGACTGTCCGAAGTGGAGCACGGGAGCCGGGTGCTGGTCGGCGGTGCGGTGACGCACCGGCAGCGACCGGGCACCGCGGGCGGGATCACGTTCCTGAACCTGGAGGACGAGACCGGCATGGTCAACGTCGTGTGCTCGCCAGGTCTGTGGGCGCGGTACCGCAAGGTCGGACGCACCAGTGCGGCACTGCTGGTGCGCGGGATCGTGGAGCGCGCGGAGGGGGTGATCAACCTCAAGGCTGACCGGCTGCAGAAGTTGGAGATCCGCATCCCCTCGACCTCACGGGACTTCCACTAGCGACCGGCTCCCGACTCCGGCGTCGACCGGCCCGACGGCAGCGAACGCACACCTCCCCTCCCAGGGTGCCGCTCCGGCCGTCGGGCGTCCGGGACGCCGGCGCCCGGGCGCGGCGAACCCACCGGCGTCGCGCCCGGGCCTCTCCCCGGGGGCAACCCCGGTCCGCCCTGTCCCGGTCGATCTGTGGGAACCACGACCTGTGCGCGGGGCCTGTGGGATCGAGGGCCTGTGCGTGCGGCCTCTGCGGCGGTCTGCCCGTGTGGCTTCGGTCTTGTGCGCGGTCGGCCCGTGTGCCGTCAGCTCGTGTGGCGGTGCGACAGGTCTGGCGCTCTCGACGTTCGTGCCGCTGGGGGAGTGCTGCCCCAGCGGTGAGGCCGGACCTGCCGCCGTGTCCCGGCCGTACCCGGGTGTGGGCTCCCAGGGCCGAACGGGTGCGGGGGGGCGCTGCCAGATCCGGTGCCGCCCCGGAACGGTGCGGCGCTGCGGTACCGCGACCGCCCTCGTGGACCGTTCGCCACTGTTCCCGCAGGCGTGCAGCGAGATGAGGAGGTGATGGGCTTTCGGATCGACGACCAGGACACCACGAGCGGCCAGAGCTCGGTGATCACCCACCGTCGAGATCCATCCGCGCCCCGACGAGTGCACCGACTCGGCTGGCCGGAGCGCACTCCCAGGAAGAGCGGCAGAAGGGCGCGACTCCCAGGAAGAACGGCAGGAGGGCGCGCTGCGCGTGCGTGGTGTGGCACTCGCTGTGCACCCCACCGCCCAGGAGAGCTGCGACGTCGTCGACGCGGTGCGCGCTGACGCGGACCGTGTGGCCGAGCGTTCCGGGCGCGGCGGTCGAGTTCCGCGCACCTGCCCGGTGCGTCTGAGACGCCGCGTGCGGTCGTCGTCCGGCAGGGGACTGGCTCCGCTGAGCAGATCCGCCTGATCGAGCTGCCCCACGGCTCGCACTGGGCCTCCCTGGCGTCCGACGCCGCACCCCGGTGACCACGCCGAACGTCCACGGTGTGGAGACGCCGTCTGGGTCCGATGTCCGCTGGGGCGGGACGCCATCGGGCCGTCGACACCTACCGCGTCACTTGACCCCGCGGTGGGCGTCGATCGCCTCGATGCACTGCCGGACGTTGATCATCGACGCGGTGCACGCGGTGCTCGCCGAGCTGGACCAGGTCGACGCCGCTCCATGGTGCGGGGGCGCAGCGACGGCGGAGCGAACTGCAGGGCGGGGCTCCTCGACGCTCGCTCCCGCGCGGGTGGGTTCGCCCGACGGCAGCGAGGGAGCTGGTGTTCACTCGACGCTCGCTCCTGCGCGGGTGCGCCGCGGCTGCTGCGGACAGGGCCGTTCACGGCACGTCAGCGGCGGTGCGCGACCGCGCAGCCACCGGGCCGAGCGCTCGTGCGGGCGGTGTCGTGCTCAGGCGACGCCGCAGCGGCGGATCGCGAGCAGGGCGTAGGCGCGGGCTGCCTGCTCCAGCTCGCTGATCGCGACGTGCTCGTCGTGGGCGTGCGCGTAGCGGATGTCGCCGGGGCCGTACTGGAGCGTCGGGATCCCGGCGCCCGCGTAGAGCCGCAGGTCGGTGCCGTACGGCGCGCCCACCGCGGCGGGTCGGGGCCCGCCGGCCGCGACCACGGCGTCCTGGGTCTCGGGGAGCAGCGGGTGTCCCTCGGGCAGGCGGCCGCTGGCGAAGGTCCCGCCGGGCCAGCTGACCTGGACCGGGTGCTCCGCCAGCCACGGGTCGGCGGCGCACGCGTCGGCGATGGCCTGGGCGAACTCGGCCTTGGCGTCTTCGATCGACTCGCCGATCCGGACGCCGTAGCGGCCCTCGGCGATCGCCAGGTCCGGCACCGTGCTGGCCCAGTCGCCGACCCGGGCCATGCCGATGGACAGCGGGTAGGGCACCTCCAGGTGCGCCACCAGCGGGTCGGGGTCGGCGTTGCGCCGGGCTTCCAGTTCGCGCAGCGCGGGCAGCAGGGCGGCGAGCTTGTCCAGCGCGTTGACGCCCCGGTACCGGGTGGACCCGTGCGTGCTCTGCCCGGTGATCTCGAGCCGGAAGGTGAGCGACCCGCCGTTGGCGGCGACGACGGTGCCCGAGCTCGGTTCGGCCAGCACGCACGCCGCTCCGCGGTGTCCGCGCCGCAGCGTGGCGAAGGTACCGAGACCGCCGTCCTCCTCGCCGACGACGGTGTGCACGGCCAGCGGTCGGGCCAGCTCGATACCGGCGGTGCGCAGCGCCTGGAGCGCCCCGAAGACCGCGGCCAGCCCGCCCTTCATGTCGCAGGTGCCGCGCCCGGCGGCGATGCCGTCCTGCACGCGCAGGGTGTAGGGGTCGCGGTCCGGCCAGCGGTCGAGGTCACCGGGCGGCACGACGTCGGTGTGCCCGCAGAACACCAGCGCGGGCTCCTCGCCGTCGCCGAGCACGCCGACGCAGCCGTGTGCGGTGTCGCGCTCGGCCTCCTGCCCCGGGAAGCCGTCCTGCTCGGCGAGCTCGCGGACGTCGACGCGCCAGTGGTCGACCTCGTGGCCCAGTGAGCCGAGCCGGTCGGCGCACCACTGCTGCGCCTCGTGCTCGCCGGTGGTGCCGCCCACGCTGGGGATCGCGACGAGTTCGCGCAGGTCGCTGAGGATGCCGTCGAGGTCCACCGCGTCGAGCGCGCGACGTTCGAGTTCGGAGGGGGTCTGGCCGCTGTTCACATGTCGAGTGTGTCGCACGGGGGTAACGGGGCGGACCGCGCCCACTACCATCTCCGCGTGGCCGAAGGCGACAAGACCGAGCGTGAGTTCGAGATCGGCAAGGACGGGCTGGGCGGCATCGTCGTGGGCATGGACGGCAGCCCGGCGAGCTTCCACGCCGCGGCGTGGGCTGCTGGGCTGGCGCGGCGTGAGCGCGCCCGTCTGGTGCTGGTCTACGTCGAGGCGGTGGGCGGTGTCGCCTACTGGTCACCGATGGGCGTCGCAGTCGCCAGCGAGGCAGCCGAGAGCCTGGTGGAAGAGCTGAAGAAGGAGGTCGTGTCGCACCTGAAGTGGGTGGACATCGACTGGGACTTCGTCCACCACCGCGGCGACCCGGCCGTGGGCCTGGAGCAGGTCGCCGAGCAGTACCGCGCGGACCTCATCGTGGTGGGCCGCTCCCGACGCCGCGGAGGGCTCCTCGGCACGGTGCCCGCGACCCTCGTGGTCGAAGCGGTCCGCCCGGTCGTCGTCGTCCCCTGACCCACGAGCCCCAGCCGCCGAGCGCCGCGACCACGCACCAGCGCGTGACGACCACCGCCGGGAATGCCCTCTCCGTCCCTGCCCGAGTGCTTCACCGGCCACGGGGGCGCGAGTCAGCAGTAGGTGAAGGGCACCTTCCGCCAACCCAGCTGGCGAGAGGTGCCCTTCACGCCCGGCGGTTTCGGGGGGTCGTTGCAACGCGGTTGATCAATTGGTTTGGGTCAGGAGTTTAGTCAGGCGCTCGGCTGGGGTGTCCCAGCCGAGCGTTTTGCGTGGTCGGCGGTTGAGTTGGGCGGCGACGGCGGCGAGGTCGTCGGGGGTGTGGACAGAGAGGTCGCTGCCTTTGGGGAAGTACTGGCGGAGCAGGCCGTTGGTGTTTTCGTTGCTGCCGCGTTG
This region of Saccharopolyspora hordei genomic DNA includes:
- a CDS encoding DNA polymerase Y family protein, coding for MAVSARRLVVWCPDWPVVAAARAADLGPLVPAAVFAANRVVACSQTARDGGVRRGMRRREAQSRCPDLVVCEHDPDRDARSFEPVVAAVEGVVPGVEIVRPGLVAVPARGPARYFGSEEGAAERLIDTIDAQVGVECQVGIADGLFAAVLAARRGQVVAPGASPEFLAPLPVEELDQLADPLSGRQAAEREDLVDLLRRLGVRTLGEFAALSPSDVATRFGRFALVMHRAAGGREERPVLRRQPPPDLVVSEQLDPPVDRVDRAAFAAKVLADRLHARLGDLGLACTRLGISASTENGEELHRVWRCAEPLTPSATADRVRWQLDGWLNGRSGAQRPTAGVSVLSLRPEEVVGAGGLQLDLLSSATGEADARAGRAFARVQGMLGPEGVLTGVLGGGRDLRDRVRLVPWGDERRPALEPDRPWPGRIPSPSPSVVPDSSWPAEVLDADGRVVGITDRGRLTAAPHRVEVAGGRSRAVSRWAGPWPVSERWWVELLAEGAGTTAPVTQVPPRASVRVQVVLEDPGPAGPGAPDADLGPGEVALLLVHEQGRWWVQGAYR
- a CDS encoding error-prone DNA polymerase: MSWFNPPQRWSELETALSGRSSSAGGRGPREQRDRDGDDGRRAERRADVVPAGASVPYAELHAHSNFSFLDGASHPEELAAEAARLGLEAVALTDHDGLYGAVRFAEAAAEHGVRTVFGAELTLGLTAPQNGVADPEGRHLLVLARDLTGYARLCRAISEAQLAGEEKGRPVYDLEALAAEAEGHWHVLTGCRKGAVPAALATGGTAAAAVELDRLVALFGRDRVAVELTDHGLPVDSERNDALAELAARAGVPTVATTGAHLARPERARLAGVVAAVRARRSLDEMDGWLPAWAGNYLRSGAEMAELFARYPGAVQRAAELGRECAFDLQLVAPELPPYTVPEGRTEASWLREQTYRGALRRYGLPQQNPEAYQQIEHELAVIEELGFPGYFLIVHDIVEFCRNHGILCQGRGSAANSAVCFALRITNADPVRYDLLFERFLAPERDGPPDIDLDIESERREEVIQYVYRTYGRTHAAQVANVISYRPRSAVRDVARALGYSPGQQDAWSKEIENWGPLPEDSEIPGPVRELAGELVGFPRHLGIHSGGMVICRQPVSEVCPVEWARMPGRTVLQWDKDDCAEVGLVKFDLLGLGMLSVLRYATEMVREHHGVEVDLGELDLADDAVYEMLRRADAIGVFQVESRAQLATLPRLKPREFYDLVVEVSLIRPGPIQGGSVHPYIRRRNGDEEWEYEHELMAGALAKTYGVPLFQEQLMQLAVDLAGFSPAEADQLRRAMGAKRSEERMARLKGRLFEGMAARGISGELAEKIYRQMLAFANYGFPESHALSFALLVFASAWFKRYYPAAFCAALLKAQPMGFYSPQSLVADARRHGVRVHGPDINASRVEADLEPDADSEGRQAVRLGLASVRGLGGGTAEKLVAERAAHGPYTGMADVARRVTLTAAQMEALATAGAFGCFGLSRREALWNAAAAAGDRPDRLPGTTAPAVAPALPGMDDVDRAVADVWATGVSPDSFPLQFVRSTLDRIGAVPVDRLSEVEHGSRVLVGGAVTHRQRPGTAGGITFLNLEDETGMVNVVCSPGLWARYRKVGRTSAALLVRGIVERAEGVINLKADRLQKLEIRIPSTSRDFH
- a CDS encoding ArgE/DapE family deacylase; translated protein: MNSGQTPSELERRALDAVDLDGILSDLRELVAIPSVGGTTGEHEAQQWCADRLGSLGHEVDHWRVDVRELAEQDGFPGQEAERDTAHGCVGVLGDGEEPALVFCGHTDVVPPGDLDRWPDRDPYTLRVQDGIAAGRGTCDMKGGLAAVFGALQALRTAGIELARPLAVHTVVGEEDGGLGTFATLRRGHRGAACVLAEPSSGTVVAANGGSLTFRLEITGQSTHGSTRYRGVNALDKLAALLPALRELEARRNADPDPLVAHLEVPYPLSIGMARVGDWASTVPDLAIAEGRYGVRIGESIEDAKAEFAQAIADACAADPWLAEHPVQVSWPGGTFASGRLPEGHPLLPETQDAVVAAGGPRPAAVGAPYGTDLRLYAGAGIPTLQYGPGDIRYAHAHDEHVAISELEQAARAYALLAIRRCGVA
- a CDS encoding universal stress protein, with the translated sequence MAEGDKTEREFEIGKDGLGGIVVGMDGSPASFHAAAWAAGLARRERARLVLVYVEAVGGVAYWSPMGVAVASEAAESLVEELKKEVVSHLKWVDIDWDFVHHRGDPAVGLEQVAEQYRADLIVVGRSRRRGGLLGTVPATLVVEAVRPVVVVP